In Candidatus Hadarchaeales archaeon, the genomic stretch AGACCCCGGGATAAAGGCGCCTACTGAAAATAGTTCTGGCGTCTTTTTCTGGCGCTCAATTCAGTCTTCTTTTAAGTTTTCCCTCCGCCAGCTCCTTCGTGTCTGGATTTGAGGAATCCTTCGAGGAGATCAAGAAGAAACTGGGGGGGAAGCGGGGTGAGGAACTTGCGGAGGAGATCCTCGGAATCCTGAGCGATGGAACTTCTCATTCCCTCAAGGAGCTGGTAGAACTCACGAAGACCTCCAAGGAAAGTGTAAAAACCGTGCTGAATCTTCTGGAGGAGATGGGTTTCGTAGAAAGGGAGTACAGGTTAACGGAGTTCGGAAGAAGGGTGCTCTTGCCCCAGGAGTGATCAACAGAACATCTTCCTGAGTTCCCTCAGCTTCTTCAGCACCTTCATCCCTTCTTCCGTAGTCTGGTAGACCTTTCGACCTTCCCCCTCTCCGTTGGTTTTCACCGCCAGTAAGCCTCTTCCCACGAGTTCGTCTATGTACTTCTGGGCCAGACCAAAACCCAGATTGGTCCGGTAAGCTATCCCCGTCTTCGTCATCTCCCCCACACATGCCAGCTCCAGAATCTCGCCTATGATCTCCAGCCTGTTCCTTCTTCCCCTCATCTAGGTTATTTTGTGCTCACACGCCCCTCCTAAAAATACCTCGTGACTCTTTTCCCTAAGACCGTAACACAGTAACACATTTTCGAAACATCATACCTTTTTCGTTCTTCCCTCTCTCTTTTCCCCCTTTCTCCTCCGTTCAATGTTTTTGTGTAATACCAAATTGTTTAAATAGCGGGACAAGAAGTTATCAAGTGGGAAGAAGGGATGAAGGTGGGGGGGCCTAAATATCTACCCATAGGTGCCTATCTTCCTGGCAGAAAGATAGTTGAATACTTGGTCTTAACCGATGACCTGGTGAGCACCCTCGCTGAAATCACTTGGAGGGCCAAGGAAAAGGGAGTGGAAATCGTTGCCGGGAACCTCACCACCGATCCCCGCTCCCCCATCAAGCACTTCTCTTTCTTCGCCGATCTCACCAACTCCGAAATCACACCGGAGGAGCTGGAAAAGGAACTGACCAAAGTGGAGGGGGTAAAGGAGGTCCTCTCCCAGCCGGGGACTTCCCAGGGATTGGTGGTGGACAGGCTGCATTTCCCCCTCATGGTGATGGAGGAGAGGGCCATCACCCTAAGGGTGGAAACCTTTGGGGATCTCCTGCAAAACTTCAACCAAGTAGAAACCAACAAACTCGCCTTTTTCAGGATGGGAGTAAAGGCAGGGTTGAGGAAGGCTAGGAAGGTCATCCAACTGGGATTGAGTGGCATACAGGCCCTCGACTTCATCCTCACGGAAAGGATAGCCAAGGGTTGGGGTCTGCCCACCATCAAGAAGTTCAACGGAGATACGGTGGAGGTGGAGATGCAGGAACTCTTCGAGTGTCTCCCCTTCAAGGGGAAGGGAAAAGAGAGCAAGAGCCAGTTCTTTAGGGGGTATCTCTCGGGAGTGGTCTCCGGCCTCATAGGAAAGGAAGTGGTCATGGAGGAGACGAAGTGCATAGCCAAAGGGGACAAGTGCTGCTACTTCGTCTCCACTCCCGGTTCTCTCTCGGAGGTAGGCACCAGGCCCTCGGAAACTCCTCAGACGAGGGAGGAGCTCTTTTCCGTAATCAAGGAAATTTTTGGGGAAGACCTGAAGTTCAAGGCCTTGAAGTTCTTGGCCAGAAAGGAGGTGGCCTCCATCAGGGAGATAGCCAGGAAAATCAACATCGCCCCCAAGAACCTCACCCGCCACTTGGATTACCTCTTGCAGAAGGGAGTGATAGAAACCGTCTACAGCGGGAAAAACATCAAGCTCTACCGTCTTTCCTCAAAGGTGGAGGTACTGGGCAAGTTCCTGCGCAGCGACCTCTGAACTTTTTTATCCCAAGGTGGAAGGAAAAGGATGCTGAGGACCCCCCTGGTCATCGTGAACTTCAAGGCCTACGCCGAAGCGATGGGGAAAAGGGCCGTGGAACTCTCCAAGATCCTTTCCTCCGTGGCCAGGCGTGAGGATGTGTGCGTGGCCGTGGCCCCCCAAGCGCCCGACCTCAAAAGTGTGGCGGAGGTGGGACTTCCCGTCCTAGCCCAACATGTGGATCCCCTCACGCCTGGAGCCCACACGGGCTGGATCCTCCCGGAGGCCGTGAAAGAGGCTGGGGCGGTGGGTTCCCTTCTCAACCATTCTGAACATCCCCTGAGGGTGGAGGAGGTTGGGGCCTGTGTGAAGAGGCTGAGGGAACTGGGATTGGTGAGCGTGGTCTGCGCAGCCGATCCCGAGCTCTGCAGGAAGGTGGCCTCCCTCCGCCCAGACTTCGTGGCCGTGGAACCCCCAGAGTTGATAGGAACGGGAAGGGCGGTTTCGAAGGTGAGGCCGGAGGTGGTGAGCGAAGCCGTGGAACTGGTGAAGGAGGTGAATCCCTCGGTAAAGGTCCTTTGCGGGGCTGGCATCTCCACGGGGGAGGATGTGAGGAAGGCGCTGGAGCTGGGTGCGGAGGGGGTGCTCCTAGCTTCCAGCGTGGTGAAGGCCAAGGACTGGAAGGCTGCGGCGGAAGAGGTGATCAAGGGAATCAAGGGAGGTTAGCCCTCTTTCACCTCGAAGGGGAGGTCCCTTTTGGGATCGGAAAGTTCTTCTTCCGTCATAGGTTCGGGGGAAAGGGGAGAAAGGCGGAGGATGGGCTGGAGCCTGCGGTCGACCTCCCTCGCCAGGCTTTGCATGCGTTTGACCTTCCTGCGGGAAGAGAAGTGGGAGGCCATGTCGAACTTGGATTCCGAGAGGAGGATGACCACCCTCCCGAAGGAGAATCTCCCCGTCCTGCCTCTCCTCTGGATGTACCTTATCTCGGAAGGAACGGGCTCGTAAAAGACCACCAGATCCACGGAGGGGATGTCCAGTCCCTCTTCCGCTATGGAGGTCCCCACCAAGACCCTCGTCTCCCCCCTCCTGAACCTCCCAAGGACTTCCAGCTGCTCCCTCTGCTTCAAACCTGAATCGCTCGCCCTCCTCGACTGTCCCACGAACCTCTCCACCCCCACTCCGGGTAGGTTGCGGGAGAGATACTCCACCAACCTGGAAGCCGTGTCCCTGTACTGGGCAAAGACCAGCACCCTCGAAAGGGGGGAGGACTCGAGCTGTTTCTTCACTTCCCAAAGGAGTCTTTCCATCTTTGGATGCTCGGGCAGGGGTTCCTCGAGGATGGCCCTGAGCTTCCTGTACCTGGGATCCTTGAGAAGGAGGGAATAGGTCCTCCTCTCCCCGCTTCTTCCCTCCATCCTCTCGAAGAAGGAGAGGAGGGCGAAGGGACCCTGTGACTCGAGGAGCTCCAGCGCATGCGAAAGGGTGAGGGAAAGGGACTGGTATCTGAGGGCGGTGAAGAGGGGACCCTTCTCCCTAGCCGTCCCCAGTTTCTTCCTCAGTTCCTCCCCCAATCCCAGCAGGACCTTCCTCGTTACCCTGCTTGGGGGGACCCTCAGGTAACCGTGCTCCCAGAGCCATCTCACCTTCTCTTCCATCATCTCCTTCAGGAGGGAGGAAAGGGGTGAGTATTCCTGCGGTAGGGGGAGCCTGCATGGAACTACTTCCACAGGATAAACGTAAGGACTCACATCAGCATCCCATTCCGTCCTGTACTCCACATGCTCTATTCCGAGGGCCCTGCAAATGGCCTCCATCCTCTCCGGAGTGGAGCCCGGGGAGGCGGTGAGACCCAGGATGAGAGGATGCGGACACTCCTCGAGATACCTCTGGGCCACCAGCGTGTAGGCGTAATCCTTCACCGCCCTATGGCACTCATCGAAAACCAAGAGGATGAACTCCCTTAGCCTCAACCTTCCGGCCTCTACGTCGTTCCTCACCACTTCGGGAGTGGCGAAGAATACCCTTCCCTCCTTCCAGGCCCTCTCCCTTCTCTCCGGTTCCACCCTTCCCGTGAGCACCCTGAGCTCGGAGGGAAGGAGGCGGACGGAGAGGACGAAGCTGTGGGCATGCTGAATCACCAGGGGGCGGGTGGGAGCCATGATCAGGATCTTCCCCCTCCTATAGCGGTGAAGGAGGTGGACGGCCACCAAGACGAAGATCACCGTCTTGCCCAGCCCCGTAGGTAGGACTACCAGCGTGTTCCTTTTCACCGCTTCCCCCACTATTTCCTCCTGGTACTTCCTGTACCTGAGGACCCCGGGTCTGAGCAGGGGATGCTCGAAGAACTCCTTCACTTCCTGCATTTTCCCTTCCTCTCTAGCCAGGTGTCGAGGGGTTCCCCATCCCCCCGCTCCAGCCTGTAGCTCTCACCCCCACTCTTCCTGAGTTTCCCCAACTCACAAACCAGCGGGGAAGTCCTGCGGAAACCAAAACAGAGAAGGGGTTTGGCCCCCATTCCTTTGGCCTCCCTCTTCAGTTCCTCCACCTCTCGCAGGGGGATGTAGAGACGATCCCCCATGGTCTTCTTGCACGATACCAGGAACACGGGTTTTCCCCCCTTCGTGATGAGCAGATCGTAAACACCCAAGGAACTCCCCGATCTCTTCCATTCGTAACCCCAACGCTCGAACCTGTGGGCCACCCTGTACTCCCACCTCGTCCCCCTGCTCTTCGGGGTCACCATCTCTCAGAGTTTTCTCTTCTTCTATAAAGAAGGAAGCATCTCCGACAGGGTCACGAACTCAGCCCTTCTTCCCAACCAGAGAAGGAGCTCCCTGAGCCTGCGCAGGGAAACCTTACCCGTCGAAAACTTCAGGTCCCACCTCACCCCCTCCACCTCCACCGCTTCCCAAACATGGTAATCGAGCACGGTGAGGGGGAAATGACGCACACACCATCCCACGATCCTCCTCGAGAGGGAAAGGGGAAGACGGAGAATGGAAGAAGGTAGGGTGTTGGGGAACTCGGGGAGCTCGGGGAGCCTGAGTCCTGGATAGAACTTGTAGATCGCGAGGGAGGAATCGTAGGAATAACCCAAGCCCTTCACCTCCTCCAGCACTTGGGTAGTGGGCTTGAAGTTGGGGGCCCTGAAGCCCTTGGGCCTCCATCCCAGCCTCCTCATTTCCTCCGTGGCCTTCCTCACCCTCTCCCTTCCCTCCTCGGGGGAAAGGTGGTCCAGCCTCTCGTGCGAGAAGCCATGACATCCCACCTCTTCCCCCCTCATCTCCTTCGGAAGTTTCCTGGCGGCCTCGGCAGTACAGAAGAAGGTGGCCTTTACCCCCACTTCTTCCAGGAGTTCCAGGAGAGAGGGAAGACCTTCCTCCATTCCCCTCCAAGTGCTGAGGAAGGGAGGGGCATCTCCCTCCACATCCACCGTAAAGGCCACTTTCCTCAAGCGATCTCCTCGTAAAGACGAAGGGTTAACTCGGCCGTTTTTTCCCAAGTGAATTTCCTAGCCGTTTCCAAGCCACCACGGCGGAGGTTCTTGATCAGTGCACTATCGGAAAGGAGCTTGAGGAGGACCTCCTTCAGGGAGGAAGGGTTGCCGGGTTCGAAGAAGAGGCAGTTGTAGCCCTCCCTGGCGAACTCTAGGATACCGCCAGCCCTGGGACAGACCACTGGTGTTCCCACCGCCATGGCCTCCACCGCCGCCAGACCGAAGGCCTCCAAAGAAGAGGGAAGGACAAAAACATCCGCACCCGCCATGAGCTTGGCCACCTCCGGATAGGGAAGGCGGCCGAGCATCTTTACCCTACCCTTCAATCCCTCCCTCTCCACCTCCCTCCTCAACCTCCCCTCCTCCGGTCCTTCCCCTGCTATCACCAGCTTGACTCCGGGCACTTCCCTGCTCACTTCCTCGAAGGCTTTGAGGAGCAAGTAAGGTCCCTTCCTCTTCACCAACCTTATAGCCGTGGCCACCAACCTCTCTCCATCTCCCACACCCACCCTCCGCCTGAACTCCCTACCGTCCACTCCCTCATGGAAGAGGGAGAGATCCACACCGTTGGGGATTACCCTTATCTTCTCCTCCGGAACACCCAAGGAAAGACAGAACTCCTTGGAAGCCCCGCTCACCGCCACCACCCTGCTTGCCCGCTTGAGGAAGGAGGAGAGGGGTAGGTAGGCGGCCTTCCAGAATCCGGAGGAGGAATGGACGGAATGACAAGTGAGGACGGAAGGTATTCCTTTCCCCCGAGCAAAACGGGAAGCCGCCAAGGCAAGGGAGGAATACATGTCCACTCCATGCACCACCGAGAAGTCCCCCGAACGCAGATACCTCCGGAGCTCGGCGAAGGTGAAGGGGGAGAGGAAGCGATTTTTCACGGAAAAACCCTTCAAACCCCTCACCTCCACCCCCTCCCTCTCCTCCGCTCCTTCCCTCGTGAAGACCACCACCTCCACCCCCAGCTTGGAAAGGAAGGAACTCAGTTCAGCCGCATAGGTAGCCACCCCTCCTGTCAGGGGAGGGTATTCATCACCCACGAGCGCCACCCTCATCTTCCGCCTCCCGAAGAGGAGAGGTGAATTTAGCCTTTTTGACGTTTAAAGGAAGAAGGTCCTGCCAGACCGAGATAGGAAAGGGCCCCCGCCCCCACCAGCGTGCTCAGGAGGAGGGAAATGGTTCTCTCGAGCACCGTGGCCGCCACGGCCGTAGGCAGCGGCACCCTGAAGAAGGTGAAGACGGAGAGCATGGTGGCCTCCACCAGCACCAGCCCTCCCGGTAGGAAGGGGACTAGACCGGCTATGGTGGGGAGGGTGGTGGCCAGGAGGAGCATGGGGAGAGAGGGGTAGTATCCTAGGGAAAGGAAGATCAGGTAGAGCCTGAGGAGGTCCAAGGACCAGATGAAAAGGGAGAAGAGGAATAGGGAAAAAACACATCTCCAGTTGGAGAGCACGGAACTGGAGCTCCGGTACATCTCCCTAATGGAGGAGAATAAGTCCTTTTTCTTCCCCACCAACCTGCCCAAGCGATTCATCCATCTCCCCAACATCCTTGCCCCCACCTCCTTTTTCACCATTCCAAAGACTAGGGAAGGGGGGAAGAGGAGGAGGAAGAGCCATAGGAGGAAGAACCAGGGAAAGGAAAAGGGAAGGGAAACCCCAAACCAAAACCCGAACAGAAGGAAGGAAATCACGACGGGAAAATCGAAGAGATGATCCACCATCGTGGTGGAGATGGCGAAGGAATAGGGAATCCCCTTGAGCTTACCCAGCAAATAAACCCTTCCAAGGGGATCTGCTCCCCCCCTCAAGAAGGGGGTGATGTTGTTGATGAAGATGCTCCCCGAAAGGATCAAGTAGAGCTCTTTCAGGGTCACCCCAAAACCAAGATAGGAGAGGGAGACCCTCCATCTAAGGGCCCACAAGAAGATGCTTCCGAAGTATAGGGCCACCGCTGCCACAAACCATCGAATCCTCACCCTCCTGAGCATCCAAATCGCGGAGTAAAGGTCTTCCCTCCACCAAAGGAAGAGAAGGGAGAGGACCAGGAAGAGCAACAGGAAGAGGAGAACCCTTTTCCAGCTTTTTTTCATCCTCTCCATATTTATCTCATCCCTAAAAACTGAAGAGTATGGCATCCGTTCTTTTCATTTACCCCCCCATAAGCTTCGAGGAGAGGAGTGCCCTCTCCGCCTACGCTCCTCCCCTGGGAATCCTCTACTTGGCCTCCATTCTCCAAAGGGCTGGACACAGGGTACAGGTGATAGATGCCGAGGCCGAGCACCTTTCCCTAAAGGAGCTGGGGGAAAGGATCGAGGAAGCAAGACCGGATGTGGTGGGCCTAACCTGTTTGACCCTTACGCTGGATTCATGCAAGAAGATCGTGAGGGAGGTCAAGAAGAGGTCCAAGGCCTACGTGGTGGTGGGCGGACCCCACATTTCCGTTTCCCCTCCCGAATACCTGAAGGAGATAGGGGCGGATGCCTATGTGATGGGGGAGGCGGAGGAAGAGATCCTCAGGATCGTGGAGGAAAGGCCCTCCGGGATCCTGCAGGTGAAGGAGCCCCAGGACCTCGATTCCCTCCCCCTTCCGGCCAGGGAATTGGTGAAACACGTCGAGTACGGCCAATTCTACGGAATGAAGATGATGGGGAAGATCACGGGAATCCTGACCTCGAGGGGATGTAGATACGGTTGCACCTACTGCAACCGTCCCAAGAAGCTTGGCTTCCGCTCCCGCTCTCCCCAGCAGATCTTGGAGGAGCTGAAGGTACTGGATAGGGAAGGTTTCGATTCCATCTGGATTGCCGACGACAACTTCACCAACGATCCCAAGAGGGTGATCAAGCTGGCGGACCTCATGAAGAGGGAGGGTTTGAAGTTCCACTTCTTCGGTCAGGCGAGGGTGGACACACCCAGCAAGGCCCTCTACAAGGCCATGAGGGAGATGGGGGTGCTGGCCCTGAGCTACGGTGTGGAGTCGGTGGTGCCCAAGGTGGTGAAATGGTATGGCAAAACCCCCCATCCCGAGCGCTGGCCCTACTACGTGAGGCGCACCCTAGACCTCTGCAAGGAATACGACATCATCTTCCTGGGAAGCCTGATCTTCGGGGCTCCCGTAGAGACCAAGGAGGACATGATACGCTCGATCGAATTCTTGGAGAAGGGGGGGGCGGACTTCATCAACGGAAACATCCTTCTCTACATGGTGGGCTCGGCCATCTGGAACTGGGCTAGGAGGGAAGGAAAGCTGCGTCCGGACCAGTTCGTGGCCACCGCTCCCGAGCTGGGTCTCACCCCCTACTCGAAGGAGGAACTTCAGGAACTCTGCAACCGTTGCGCCGATTTCTCCAAGAGGGAGGGATGGAAGAGCGCCTTCAGGAAAATCCTGAGAAGGAAGGAGTTCGGGCTGATATGGATGGGTCTGAAGAAGTACGTGGGGGACTATCTGAAGATCAGGAAGGTCAGGAGGGAAATCTACGGGTATGGGTACGGAAAGAGATATACCACCAGGATATGAGGGGAAAGGGTGCCGATCAGCAGGGAACTCTTGAAGATCCTGGCCTGTCCCCTCTGCAAGGGAGAACTGAAGCTGAAGGGGGAGGAGCTGGTATGCAAAAAGTGTTCCCAGAGGTACCCCATCGTGGACGACATTCCCTACCTCCTTCCCCCGGAACTCATGCCCAGGAAGTTCAAGAGATCTAAAACTCCACCTCGATCGTGATTTCCAGGGGAAGGGCCTTCCTGAGGAGGTTTACGAACTCCCTCGAGAGGTGAAGGGCGGCCCTATCCGCCCTCACCGCCAAAGTCCTCCCGCAGAGGAAGGAGCTCCTCCTCACCACCATGTCCGTCGGATGATCCAGGGAGAGGGAGGGATGTCCCCAGGCATGGACCTCCTCCACCCATCCCTCCACCTCCATCCTCACCACCACCCTCCCTCCCCTCCTTATTCCCTCCTTCACCCCCTCGCTCAAATCCCGGACGGACTTGTCCGCTCCCACGGCCACGATGCAGTCCCCCCTTGGCCCCACCTCCTCCTCCCTCGTGATCATCAGGGTGGTGGGATGGAGGGCGGTGAGGAGCGGGTGTCCCCTCGCCCTAACCCTCTCCCTTTTTTTCATTTCCCTCCCTCATTTCTTGGGGGGATATTTCTGGATTTCGAGAAGGAAAGGGAGAGGATGGTGGAAGAGCTGATCAGATGGGGTTACCTCCGCACCCCTTCCATCATAGAGGCTTTCAGAAAGGTTCCGAGGGAGGAGTTCGTTCCTCCCTCCTTCAGGAAGCACGCCTACGAGGACCATCCCCTTTCGATAGGTTATGGACAGACCATCTCCGCTCCCAGCATGATAGCCCTGATGCTCGAGTCCCTGAAGGTGGAAAGGGGACAAAGGGTGCTGGAGGTAGGAACGGGCTCCGGATACAACGCCGCCCTGCTCGCGGAACTGGTGGGGAGGGAGGGGAAGGTGGTTTCGATCGAGCGCATCCCCGCCCTCGCCTCCTTCGGGAGGGAGAACCTCAGGAAGACGGGATACGAGTGGGTGGAGGTGGTGGTGGGGGATGGCACCTGCGGCTATCCTCCCGGAGCCCCCTGGGACCGGATCCTCATCACGGCCTGTTCCCCAGGCTTCCCTCCCCCCCTCCTAGAACAGCTGAAGGTGGGTGGAAGGATGGGGGCGCCCGTGGGGCATTTCTATGCCAGCCAGGTGTGGAAGGTGGCGGAGAAGACGGAGAGGGGAATAGAGGTGGAGAATTATTCACCCTGTTCCTTCGTCCCCCTGCTGGGGAAGTATGGATGGAAGGAGTAAAGGTCTTGGATCGAAGGAAGGAGACCCCCCAGATGATGAGATTCGGTTGTGGAAGCAGCCCCCCCATCACTTAGGGGCTGGAAGAACCCGAACGGAGGGGTAAGGGGGAATGGCTTCGAAGAAAAAGCGGGGAAATGGACTAAAACCACTTCTCCAGGGAGCTCTGCCTTCCCTCCCTCCCCCTCAGGAGCTTCTGAATGCCCGACTGGACCCTGTCCTCGGAGAAATCATGTTCCTCGCAGAGGAACTCCTTTATCCCTTCCACATCGGGTTGGCCCCACTCTATCCTGTAGGTATCCGAAACTTCTGGCTCAAGGAAAATCTTTCTGATCTCCTCGAAGTCCTCCACCCTCACCTCCTCCATCCCCTCCAAAGAACCGTACTTCTTCACGAGTTCCAGCGCCCTCTTGGGTCCTATCCCCTTCACCCCCTCGTTGAAATCCGTGCCCACCAGGATCCCCACATCCACCAACTGCTCCCTCGTGATCCCCAGTTCGGATAAAACCCTCTTAAGTTCCACCACCTCTGGCTTCACCTCGACATAGACGTCCTTGCCCGGAAGCTTCCTCCTCCCCGTGATGGCCAGATTCCTGACCAGAACGGGGGAACCGAAGAGGAGGCTGTCGAAGTCCTGACTCGCCACCGCCCAGGCATCCCCCCTCCTCACCAAATGGGCAGCTTGGGCCTCTCCCTCGGCGGGAGCCTGGACGAAGGGAACCCCCATCAATCTCAGCAGGTGCTTGGCATCCTCCACCACCTGCTCCTCCACCGTCGCCGCTTGGGCCGCATACCTTCTGGCCTCCTCCAGCCTTCCCTCCTTCAGGGCTCTCTCCCATTCCTCTGCAGCCTTTTCCCTCAACAACCTCCTTTCCTCCAGCGTCCTCCTCTTCAACTCGGGGGGCTTCCCATCGAAAACGTAAATGGGGTAGATCTCGGTCTCCAAAAGGTTGGCAGTACGGTAAAAGAGTCCCGAGAGATGGGAGGTGATCCTCCCCTTGGAATCCCTGAGGGGTTCTCCATCCCTCTGCCTGATGATGGCCAAAAACTGGTAGAGGAAGTTCAGGGCATCCACCGCCACCCTTTTCCCCCTGAGCTCCTCCAGCTCCACTTCCGCTTTGGGGATGATGGGCCCAAGCTGAACTCCCATCTCCGAAGATTCGGAGGGTGGAGTTAAAAGCCAAGAGGGCTAGAGACGGTGATGGAAAGGATCAAACTGGAGGAAGTGGCAGAAGAAGAGGAAAGGGAAGACCTGGTGGTGGAACACGAGCTGAAGGGTGTGGAGCCTGAAATGATCGATTGGTTCTGGATCTACCTAACGGAGGGGGCCATGCAGGGCAGGGAGGAAGCGACTAGGAGATACAAGCTGTGGCATCCCAGGGACCATCTTTCCTTCGAGGGGGAAGAAGGGTGGATGATCCACAGGGTGGTGGAGAGGATCGGGGAAACCCTTCCCGTGGAGATGAGGATGAGGGTGGAGAATCCGGACGAAACACCCATTCCCCGCTCCACTTCCTATACACATGCCGTGGCCAGTTGTATTCTGGGAAAGAACGACAGACCCATAGGATGGGTCCTCCACGAATACGATCGAATGCCGGGAGGAACCAAAATGCGCTCCACCTTCAGACTTCCCAGAACCCTCCTTTCCATGGTCGGGGAAAACCTGCGGCGCCATTGTCTGGAGGAGATGGGGGAGTTCACGCATTTTCTTCCCAAACTCTACGGGGAAAGAAGGGAGTCAGGATTCCCCGGGTAGTTCCCTGAGTACGGTGATGGGACAAACACCCTTCTCGAACTCGTAGAGGGCTATTTCTACCGAGCTTTTGAGGTGCTTGGGAACTTCCACCAGTACGGGTGCCCCCATGGAAATCTGGAGGGCACGGGCCCCTATGATCCTCGCCTTTTCAAACTTGGTATATTTTCTTACGGTGAAAATGCCCAACCCCCCCTTCA encodes the following:
- a CDS encoding V4R domain-containing protein, with translation MKVGGPKYLPIGAYLPGRKIVEYLVLTDDLVSTLAEITWRAKEKGVEIVAGNLTTDPRSPIKHFSFFADLTNSEITPEELEKELTKVEGVKEVLSQPGTSQGLVVDRLHFPLMVMEERAITLRVETFGDLLQNFNQVETNKLAFFRMGVKAGLRKARKVIQLGLSGIQALDFILTERIAKGWGLPTIKKFNGDTVEVEMQELFECLPFKGKGKESKSQFFRGYLSGVVSGLIGKEVVMEETKCIAKGDKCCYFVSTPGSLSEVGTRPSETPQTREELFSVIKEIFGEDLKFKALKFLARKEVASIREIARKINIAPKNLTRHLDYLLQKGVIETVYSGKNIKLYRLSSKVEVLGKFLRSDL
- a CDS encoding Trm112 family protein; this encodes MPISRELLKILACPLCKGELKLKGEELVCKKCSQRYPIVDDIPYLLPPELMPRKFKRSKTPPRS
- a CDS encoding DUF371 domain-containing protein gives rise to the protein MKKRERVRARGHPLLTALHPTTLMITREEEVGPRGDCIVAVGADKSVRDLSEGVKEGIRRGGRVVVRMEVEGWVEEVHAWGHPSLSLDHPTDMVVRRSSFLCGRTLAVRADRAALHLSREFVNLLRKALPLEITIEVEF
- a CDS encoding winged helix-turn-helix domain-containing protein is translated as MRGRRNRLEIIGEILELACVGEMTKTGIAYRTNLGFGLAQKYIDELVGRGLLAVKTNGEGEGRKVYQTTEEGMKVLKKLRELRKMFC
- the tpiA gene encoding triose-phosphate isomerase, which codes for MLRTPLVIVNFKAYAEAMGKRAVELSKILSSVARREDVCVAVAPQAPDLKSVAEVGLPVLAQHVDPLTPGAHTGWILPEAVKEAGAVGSLLNHSEHPLRVEEVGACVKRLRELGLVSVVCAADPELCRKVASLRPDFVAVEPPELIGTGRAVSKVRPEVVSEAVELVKEVNPSVKVLCGAGISTGEDVRKALELGAEGVLLASSVVKAKDWKAAAEEVIKGIKGG
- a CDS encoding glycosyltransferase family 4 protein codes for the protein MRVALVGDEYPPLTGGVATYAAELSSFLSKLGVEVVVFTREGAEEREGVEVRGLKGFSVKNRFLSPFTFAELRRYLRSGDFSVVHGVDMYSSLALAASRFARGKGIPSVLTCHSVHSSSGFWKAAYLPLSSFLKRASRVVAVSGASKEFCLSLGVPEEKIRVIPNGVDLSLFHEGVDGREFRRRVGVGDGERLVATAIRLVKRKGPYLLLKAFEEVSREVPGVKLVIAGEGPEEGRLRREVEREGLKGRVKMLGRLPYPEVAKLMAGADVFVLPSSLEAFGLAAVEAMAVGTPVVCPRAGGILEFAREGYNCLFFEPGNPSSLKEVLLKLLSDSALIKNLRRGGLETARKFTWEKTAELTLRLYEEIA
- a CDS encoding polysaccharide deacetylase family protein → MAFTVDVEGDAPPFLSTWRGMEEGLPSLLELLEEVGVKATFFCTAEAARKLPKEMRGEEVGCHGFSHERLDHLSPEEGRERVRKATEEMRRLGWRPKGFRAPNFKPTTQVLEEVKGLGYSYDSSLAIYKFYPGLRLPELPEFPNTLPSSILRLPLSLSRRIVGWCVRHFPLTVLDYHVWEAVEVEGVRWDLKFSTGKVSLRRLRELLLWLGRRAEFVTLSEMLPSL
- a CDS encoding radical SAM protein, coding for MASVLFIYPPISFEERSALSAYAPPLGILYLASILQRAGHRVQVIDAEAEHLSLKELGERIEEARPDVVGLTCLTLTLDSCKKIVREVKKRSKAYVVVGGPHISVSPPEYLKEIGADAYVMGEAEEEILRIVEERPSGILQVKEPQDLDSLPLPARELVKHVEYGQFYGMKMMGKITGILTSRGCRYGCTYCNRPKKLGFRSRSPQQILEELKVLDREGFDSIWIADDNFTNDPKRVIKLADLMKREGLKFHFFGQARVDTPSKALYKAMREMGVLALSYGVESVVPKVVKWYGKTPHPERWPYYVRRTLDLCKEYDIIFLGSLIFGAPVETKEDMIRSIEFLEKGGADFINGNILLYMVGSAIWNWARREGKLRPDQFVATAPELGLTPYSKEELQELCNRCADFSKREGWKSAFRKILRRKEFGLIWMGLKKYVGDYLKIRKVRREIYGYGYGKRYTTRI
- a CDS encoding helicase-related protein, which codes for MQEVKEFFEHPLLRPGVLRYRKYQEEIVGEAVKRNTLVVLPTGLGKTVIFVLVAVHLLHRYRRGKILIMAPTRPLVIQHAHSFVLSVRLLPSELRVLTGRVEPERRERAWKEGRVFFATPEVVRNDVEAGRLRLREFILLVFDECHRAVKDYAYTLVAQRYLEECPHPLILGLTASPGSTPERMEAICRALGIEHVEYRTEWDADVSPYVYPVEVVPCRLPLPQEYSPLSSLLKEMMEEKVRWLWEHGYLRVPPSRVTRKVLLGLGEELRKKLGTAREKGPLFTALRYQSLSLTLSHALELLESQGPFALLSFFERMEGRSGERRTYSLLLKDPRYRKLRAILEEPLPEHPKMERLLWEVKKQLESSPLSRVLVFAQYRDTASRLVEYLSRNLPGVGVERFVGQSRRASDSGLKQREQLEVLGRFRRGETRVLVGTSIAEEGLDIPSVDLVVFYEPVPSEIRYIQRRGRTGRFSFGRVVILLSESKFDMASHFSSRRKVKRMQSLAREVDRRLQPILRLSPLSPEPMTEEELSDPKRDLPFEVKEG
- a CDS encoding flippase-like domain-containing protein, which gives rise to MKKSWKRVLLFLLLFLVLSLLFLWWREDLYSAIWMLRRVRIRWFVAAVALYFGSIFLWALRWRVSLSYLGFGVTLKELYLILSGSIFINNITPFLRGGADPLGRVYLLGKLKGIPYSFAISTTMVDHLFDFPVVISFLLFGFWFGVSLPFSFPWFFLLWLFLLLFPPSLVFGMVKKEVGARMLGRWMNRLGRLVGKKKDLFSSIREMYRSSSSVLSNWRCVFSLFLFSLFIWSLDLLRLYLIFLSLGYYPSLPMLLLATTLPTIAGLVPFLPGGLVLVEATMLSVFTFFRVPLPTAVAATVLERTISLLLSTLVGAGALSYLGLAGPSSFKRQKG
- a CDS encoding protein-L-isoaspartate(D-aspartate) O-methyltransferase — its product is MEGGEERVSPRPNPLPFFHFPPSFLGGIFLDFEKERERMVEELIRWGYLRTPSIIEAFRKVPREEFVPPSFRKHAYEDHPLSIGYGQTISAPSMIALMLESLKVERGQRVLEVGTGSGYNAALLAELVGREGKVVSIERIPALASFGRENLRKTGYEWVEVVVGDGTCGYPPGAPWDRILITACSPGFPPPLLEQLKVGGRMGAPVGHFYASQVWKVAEKTERGIEVENYSPCSFVPLLGKYGWKE